Proteins from a genomic interval of Trifolium pratense cultivar HEN17-A07 linkage group LG6, ARS_RC_1.1, whole genome shotgun sequence:
- the LOC123892631 gene encoding glycine-rich RNA-binding protein 2, mitochondrial-like yields MAFFGKMGKLLTNSAVKQINHDLSMSTPSVFQAIRSMSSAKLFVGGVSYNTDESGLRDHFARYGEVLEAKIIMDRETGRSRGFGFISFATAEEASAALQATDNQDLHGRTLRVNYATERSRPGFGGGGGYGGGGGGYGGGGGGYGGGGGGYGGGGGGYGSGYGDGGYGGNTYGRNDNNSGGRYGGGGDTYAAGGEQSNDIIEPFENNHVAENNDQPDDFAETRR; encoded by the exons ATGGCGTTCTTTGGTAAAATGGGGAAGTTACTTACGAATTCTGCTGTCAAGCAGATCAATCATGATTTGTCTATGTCTACTCCTTCAGTATTTCAAGCAATTAGATCAATGTCATCAGCAAAGCTTTTTGTTGGAG GTGTTTCATATAACACTGATGAGTCCGGTCTCCGAGACCATTTTGCTCGCTATGGAGAAGTTCTTGAAG CAAAAATTATCATGGATCGTGAAACAGGTAGATCCCGAGGTTTTGGTTTCATATCGTTTGCAACAGCCGAGGAGGCATCTGCTGCCCTTCAGGCTACGGATAACCAG GATCTTCATGGTCGGACATTACGAGTGAACTATGCTACAGAAAGGTCACGTCCTGGTTTTGGTGGCGGTGGTGGCTATGGTGGTGGCGGCGGTGGTTATGGTGGTGGCGGTGGAGGCTATGGTGGTGGCGGCGGCGGTTATGGTGGTGGCGGTGGAGGCTATGGCAGCGGCTATGGCGATGGTGGCTATGGCGGTAATACTTATGGTCGTAATGATAATAATAGTGGTGGACGCTATGGAGGTGGTGGTGATACTTATGCTGCTGGTGGTGAACAAAGCAATGACATCATTGAGCCATTTGAAAACAACCACGTTGCAGAGAACAATGATCAACCCGATGACTTCGCTGAGACCCGGAGGTGA
- the LOC123888752 gene encoding exocyst complex component EXO70E2, with protein sequence MAVEESEQVIPDLEREDNLIAAARHIVMALGSKKNLTNDEKKILSDLGSQLSSMNIQSEKEEGKIGKREDDVDVEDEVDEEEEEGVGVIEERIGLIEEKIMKWEEDQSMIWDLGPEETSEYLNAANDARILIDKLESMHLSKEDQEYKFLQRAYSVLQTAMTRLEEEFSNLLIQNRQPFEPEYVSFRSSEEDAVDGNSFVSLGDESFEESLRRDSVSRAAEEHVIDLVHPAVIPDLRCIANLLFASNYSQECAQAYTIVRRDALDECLFILEMERLSIEDVLKMEWSTLNSKIKRWSWAVKIFVRVYLASERWLSDQIFGEGEPVSQVSFVDASKASILQLLNFGEAMSIGPHQPEKLFRILDMYEVLRDLMPDIDALYPDEVGSSVKFECHEVLTRLGDCVRITFLEFKNTVGSNPSTTPLVGGGIHPLARYVMNYLRTLTDYGEALNHLLKDQEEEDSISSSPDTSPGAEEDNRSQGSPGRFPSMSRQFLSFSSVLENNLEEKSKLYKETSLQHLFLMNNLHYMAEKVKGSELRVIFGDEWIRKHNWKFQQHAMKYERASWSSILNLLKDEGIHAPGSNSVSKSLLKEKLRSFYLGFEDIYRIQTAWSIPDVQLREDLRISISVKVIQAYRTFVGRNNSHMSDKNIRYTADDLENYLLDFFEGAQKLLQNPHRR encoded by the coding sequence ATGGCTGTAGAGGAATCTGAGCAAGTGATTCCTGATTTAGAAAGAGAGGATAATTTAATTGCTGCAGCAAGGCATATTGTGATGGCTTTAGGGTCTAAGAAGAATCTTACTAATGATGAAAAGAAGATTCTTTCTGATCTTGGATCACAGTTGTCTTCGATGAACATACAAAGTGAGAAGGAGGAAGGGAAGATAGGGAAAAGGGAGGATGATGTTGATGTGGAGGATGAGGTGGATGAGGAGGAGGAAGAGGGTGTTGGTGTTATTGAAGAACGGATTGGTTTGATTGAGGAGAAAATAATGAAATGGGAAGAAGATCAATCGATGATTTGGGATTTGGGACCTGAAGAAACGTCTGAGTATTTGAATGCGGCTAATGATGCGCGCATATTGATCGATAAGTTGGAGAGTATGCATTTGAGTAAAGAGGATCAAGAGTATAAGTTTTTGCAAAGGGCTTATAGTGTTCTTCAGACAGCTATGACACGGCTCGAAGAAGAGTTCAGCAACTTGCTTATCCAGAATAGGCAACCTTTTGAACCGGAGTATGTCTCCTTTCGATCGAGCGAGGAAGATGCTGTAGATGGGAATTCTTTTGTCTCTTTAGGTGATGAATCATTTGAGGAATCACTTCGAAGGGATAGTGTTAGCCGAGCTGCTGAGGAGCATGTCATTGATTTAGTGCATCCGGCCGTGATTCCTGACCTCAGGTGCATTGCAAACTTGCTTTTCGCTTCGAATTATTCTCAAGAATGTGCACAAGCTTATACCATTGTTAGGAGGGATGCTTTAGACGAGTGTTTGTTCATTCTTGAAATGGAAAGGCTAAGTATTGAAGATGTTTTGAAAATGGAGTGGAGCACTTTGAATTCAAAGATCAAAAGATGGAGTTGGGCTGTGAAAATCTTTGTTAGGGTTTATCTTGCAAGTGAAAGGTGGCTTAGTGACCAAATTTTTGGAGAAGGCGAGCCGGTTAGTCAAGTTTCTTTTGTCGATGCATCAAAAGCTTCAATTTTGCAGCTTCTGAATTTCGGTGAAGCTATGTCTATTGGTCCTCACCAACCCGAGAAGTTGTTTCGAATTCTCGACATGTATGAAGTTCTTAGAGACCTTATGCCTGACATTGATGCTTTGTATCCGGACGAGGTTGGTTCCTCGGTTAAATTTGAATGTCATGAGGTTCTGACAAGATTGGGAGATTGTGTGAGGATAACATTTCTTGAATTCAAAAACACCGTTGGTTCGAATCCGTCAACAACACCTCTAGTTGGTGGAGGGATACATCCTTTGGCGAGGTATGTTATGAATTATCTTAGAACTCTTACCGATTACGGTGAAGCGCTGAATCATCTTTTGAAAgaccaagaagaagaagattccATTTCATCGTCACCTGACACAAGTCCAGGTGCCGAAGAAGATAACAGAAGCCAAGGATCTCCCGGTAGATTTCCCTCGATGTCGCGGCAATTCCTATCATTTTCCTCAGTCTTGGAAAACAATCTTGAGGAGAAATCAAAGTTATACAAAGAAACTTCATTGCAGCACTTGTTCTTAATGAACAACCTACATTATATGGCTGAAAAGGTTAAAGGGTCTGAACTTAGGGTCATATTCGGAGACGAATGGATTCGAAAACACAACTGGAAGTTTCAGCAGCACGCAATGAAATACGAGAGAGCTAGTTGGAGTTCAATTCTCAACTTACTTAAGGACGAAGGAATTCATGCTCCCGGTTCGAATTCTGTCTCAAAATCTCTTCTGAAGGAAAAGCTAAGAAGCTTCTACCTCGGCTTTGAGGATATTTACAGGATTCAAACGGCTTGGTCGATTCCAGATGTTCAGCTTCGTGAAGATTTGCGGATTTCTATATCAGTTAAAGTGATTCAAGCTTATAGAACATTTGTTGGAAGGAATAATAGTCATATGAGTGACAAAAATATTAGATACACTGCTGATGATTTAGAAAATTATCTTTTGGATTTCTTTGAAGGTGCTCAAAAGTTGTTGCAAAATCCTCATAGGAGGTGA